The following coding sequences lie in one Eremothecium sinecaudum strain ATCC 58844 chromosome IV, complete sequence genomic window:
- the GPI2 gene encoding phosphatidylinositol N-acetylglucosaminyltransferase (Syntenic homolog of Ashbya gossypii AEL247W; Syntenic homolog of Saccharomyces cerevisiae YPL076W (GPI2)), with amino-acid sequence MINLDECTKVRQMPERPKDKLGGVKKEWRRLLWLKQPYADTYTDPKFLEVLDEIKKGPQSKQECSNYSDVVIDFLTFHHTLANSSLVYIIFALVYRFHYSLITLAAFTTILSSWSRLFWAHFKSSMIIIFTMLTLSPVLKTLSKSTSSDSIWTLSCWLTIFYVLSLSWSKTSILPTNILLSNVTVLASRLNTTTEVFCFLLICIELNILLPNYERKLRSGRYLLSYGGIFVTTHIIVYTFVTRALGWHYAVPLAALSMTFLFIVPWYFIYWERNYYKGHKLLSTWDAKFPILD; translated from the coding sequence ATGATAAACCTTGATGAATGCACAAAAGTAAGGCAGATGCCGGAACGACCAAAAGATAAGTTGGGAGGCGTTAAAAAAGAATGGCGAAGGTTATTATGGCTCAAGCAACCATATGCGGATACTTACACAGACCCGAAGTTTTTAGAGGTGCTAGATGAGATTAAGAAAGGGCCGCAAAGTAAGCAAGAATGCTCGAACTATAGCGACGTGGTAATAGATTTCTTGACTTTTCATCACACGTTAGCTAACAGTTCACTAGTGTACATTATATTTGCGTTAGTGTATCGCTTCCACTATTCGTTAATAACTCTTGCTGCCTTTACTACTATTCTGTCGTCATGGTCACGTCTATTTTGGGCCCATTTCAAGTCATCGATGATTATTATATTCACGATGCTTACGCTTTCTCCAGTGTTGAAGACACTATCGAAATCGACATCGTCAGACTCTATATGGACACTATCTTGTTGGCTAACAATATTTTATGTGTTAAGCCTGTCGTGGTCGAAAACTTCGATCTTGCCAACGAACATCCTTTTATCCAATGTCACTGTATTGGCATCACGATTGAACACTACAACTGAGGTattttgtttcctcctcaTCTGCATTGAGCTAAATATCCTTCTTCCAAACTATGAACGCAAACTTAGATCTGGGAGATACCTTCTCTCTTATGGCGGTATATTTGTGACAACACACATTATCGTATACACGTTTGTCACAAGAGCATTAGGCTGGCATTATGCTGTACCGCTCGCAGCATTATCTATGACATTCCTATTTATAGTACCGTGGTACTTTATATATTGGGAGCGGAATTACTACAAGGGACACAAGCTTCTTTCTACCTGGGATGCCAAGTTTCCCATCCTCGATTAG
- a CDS encoding DUF5315 domain-containing protein (Syntenic homolog of Ashbya gossypii AEL248C; Syntenic homolog of Saccharomyces cerevisiae YPL077C and YBR197C) has product MSDISQYPVSIETASIIDQGSANVVRTLPRTTQGTEDATPKTNYKDKLWTEIDVLDDVKRMAQDNTLYKGLPDHFEAKLGELRKAHAVLLNAIKDSFVDDLKTQQEKIMFAMDKIQSISHN; this is encoded by the coding sequence ATGAGCGACATCTCACAGTATCCAGTTAGTATAGAAACTGCTTCTATAATTGATCAAGGATCAGCTAATGTCGTTAGAACACTTCCTAGAACAACACAAGGGACAGAGGACGCTACCCCCAAAACAAACTACAAAGACAAACTATGGACAGAAATAGATGTACTAGATGATGTTAAGCGCATGGCGCAAGATAATACATTATATAAAGGCTTGCCAGATCATTTTGAAGCCAAATTAGGTGAATTACGGAAAGCTCATGCCGTGCTCCTCAATGCCATCAAAGACTCATTTGTTGATGATTTGAAGACTCAGCAAGAGAAGATTATGTTCGCTATGGATAAGATACAGAGCATTTCACACAACTAG
- the YTA6 gene encoding putative AAA family ATPase YTA6 (Syntenic homolog of Ashbya gossypii AEL244W; Syntenic homolog of Saccharomyces cerevisiae YPL074W (YTA6)), whose protein sequence is MPHERFIIPTNFSLPQSLSLLYSTADAQFNNVFKNAAEQISASTTEDYYLGTIISTLDNILHYLADGVETLSSYYAIAPIYENPPLGNVLLVRRLIRLKADIAKAKDEAINALQISRSGLPDNGDNIFLNAFNTYKAELIENAGEPQGQQNYQTSLGEKHLESGAKNPFKFNTYNNNVTENMRKAEVIESQRNEVQNVAPDGSNARKDQEQSYNGRTNKDIHRRTESITKNSHDYDSSRDSNMEQIGLEVNKAALLAWFKDKNHDNQPESSKVERKPTQVRPPRAKHEYVKPEIRRITPRLSSYKQMKRSTSQNSKGTNSTSQAGPSEERNEASNSKSNKGPVSETKNVPQIETSAIESSVIDERIDSVLKSLKGVDVNACEQIIQDILVVNDEVLWNDIAGLNNAKNCLKETVVYPLLRPDLFRGLREPTNGILLFGPPGTGKTMIAKAVATESKATFFSISASSLLSKYLGESEKLVKALFYLAKRLAPSIIFVDEIDSLLSSRYDNEHESSRRIKTEFLVQWSSLTSATAKESAWGEESRTVLVLAATNLPWTIDEAAIRRFSRRLYIPLPEFETRLQHLKSLMELQANDLTDEDFEMIANLTEGYSGSDITSLAKEAAMEPIRDVGDSLINVHFSTIRGVTVNDFKTAMITIKKSVSPSSLQRFDEWAVNFGSVGS, encoded by the coding sequence ATGCCGCATGAAAGGTTTATAATACCGACGAATTTTAGTTTGCCTCAGTCTCTCAGTCTGTTGTACTCTACGGCGGATGCTCAGTTTAATAATGTATTCAAAAACGCAGCTGAACAAATTTCGGCATCTACAACGGAAGACTATTATCTTGGGACGATTATAAGCACCTTAGATAATATATTACATTATTTGGCAGATGGAGTTGAGACCTTAAGTTCTTATTATGCTATAGCACCCATCTATGAGAATCCGCCTCTTGGAAATGTGCTATTGGTTAGAAGGCTAATAAGGCTTAAGGCAGACATTGCTAAGGCTAAAGATGAAGCTATAAATGCTCTACAGATATCTAGAAGTGGTCTGCCTGATAATGGTGATAATATATTTTTGAATGCTTTCAATACGTATAAGGCCGAGCTTATAGAGAATGCAGGGGAGCCTCAAGGACAGCAAAACTATCAAACATCGCTTGGCGAAAAACATCTAGAAAGTGGAGCTAAGAATCCATTCAAATTCAATACGTATAATAATAATGTAACGGAGAATATGCGTAAGGCAGAAGTGATAGAAAGCCAGCGTAATGAAGTACAGAATGTGGCGCCAGATGGTTCTAATGCCAGAAAGGATCAAGAGCAGAGCTATAATGGAAGAACTAACAAAGACATTCATAGAAGAACTGAAAGTATAACCAAAAATTCCCATGACTATGACTCATCAAGAGACTCTAATATGGAACAAATAGGTTTGGAGGTTAACAAGGCAGCATTATTAGCTTGGTTTAAGGACAAAAATCATGATAATCAACCAGAATCTAGCAAAGTAGAAAGAAAACCAACACAAGTGCGCCCACCAAGGGCCAAACATGAATACGTAAAACCTGAAATACGGCGCATTACTCCACGACTTTCATCATATAAACAAATGAAACGCTCTACGTCTCAAAATTCAAAGGGCACTAATTCAACCTCACAGGCTGGTCCAAGCGAAGAGCGTAATGAAGCCTCAAATTCCAAATCAAATAAAGGACCTGTTTCCGAAACCAAAAACGTGCCACAGATAGAGACTTCCGCTATCGAGTCCTCCGTTATTGATGAAAGGATAGATAGTGTTTTAAAATCCCTGAAAGGTGTTGATGTAAATGCATGTGAGCAGATTATTCAAGATATTCTAGTAGTTAACGATGAGGTTTTATGGAATGATATTGCGGGTTTGAACAATGCGAAAAATTGCTTAAAGGAAACTGTAGTATATCCACTACTCAGACCGGACTTATTTAGGGGTCTTAGAGAACCAACAAATGGAATTTTACTATTTGGGCCACCAGGAACAGGAAAAACAATGATTGCGAAGGCCGTTGCAACTGAATCCAAAGCAACCTTTTTCAGTATAAGTGCTTCATCATTGCTTTCGAAGTACTTAGGCGAATCAGAGAAATTAGTTAAAGCGTTGTTTTACTTGGCAAAAAGATTAGCACCCTCCATTATCTTTGTGGATGAGATCGATTCCTTACTATCAAGTCGTTATGATAATGAACATGAATCATCGAGAAGAATTAAAACGGAATTCCTTGTTCAATGGTCTTCACTTACAAGTGCTACAGCCAAAGAATCTGCTTGGGGTGAAGAATCAAGAACTGTTCTAGTATTAGCTGCAACCAATCTCCCTTGGACTATTGATGAAGCAGCCATACGAAGATTCTCGAGAAGATTATATATTCCACTACCAGAATTTGAGACTCGACTGCAACACTTGAAAAGTTTAATGGAATTACAGGCAAATGACCTTACAGATGAAGATTTTGAGATGATTGCAAACCTAACTGAGGGTTATTCAGGCTCTGATATAACGTCCCTTGCTAAAGAAGCGGCGATGGAGCCTATACGTGACGTGGGGGATAGTTTAATTAATGTTCATTTCAGTACCATTAGAGGAGTTACAGTTAATGACTTTAAGACTGCCATGATTACTATAAAAAAGAGTGTATCACCATCATCACTACAGAGGTTTGATGAATGGGCTGTCAACTTTGGTAGTGTCGGATCTTAA
- the PGI1 gene encoding glucose-6-phosphate isomerase (Syntenic homolog of Ashbya gossypii AEL249C; Syntenic homolog of Saccharomyces cerevisiae YBR196C (PGI1)): protein MASQKTFSEFQLATELPAWAKLQELYESQGKTLVLKKEFAADPKRFEKYAKTFVNYDGSKIMFDFSKNLINDEILKSLVQLAKDAKVTELRDAMFGGEHINFTEDRAVYHMALRNRSNKAMTVDGVNVAPGVDKVLQHMKEFSEQVRSGEWKGYTGKAITDVVNIGIGGSDLGPVMVTEALKHYAGALKVHFVSNIDGTHLAETLKVVNAETTLFLIASKTFTTAETITNATSAKNWFLSKTGGDQSNIAKHFAALSTNETEVAKFGIDVKNMFGFESWVGGRYSVWSAIGLAIALYIGYDNFEAFLKGAEAVDKHFTETPLEENIPLLGGLLSVWYNNFFDAQTHLVAPFDQYLHRFPAYLQQLSMESNGKSVTRGNVFTNYSTGSILFGEPATNAQHSFFQLVHQGTKLIPSDFILAAQSHNPIGDNLHQKMLASNFFAQAEALMVGKDEDQVKSEGATGGLVPHKVFSGNRPTTSILVQKITPANLGALIAYYEHVTFTEGAIWNINSFDQWGVELGKVLAKVIGKELETSADVSGHDASTNGLINQFKEWM, encoded by the coding sequence ATGGCATCACAGAAGACATTTTCAGAATTCCAGTTAGCCACTGAGTTACCAGCATGGGCTAAATTGCAAGAATTGTACGAATCACAAGGTAAGACATTGGTTCTAAAAAAGGAATTTGCCGCCGATCCTAAGCGTTTCGAAAAGTACGCTAAAACTTTTGTAAACTACGATGGTAGTAAGATAATGTTTGATTTCTCGAAGAATTTGATTAATGACGAAATTTTGAAGTCTTTAGTGCAGTTGGCTAAGGACGCTAAGGTCACGGAGTTAAGAGATGCTATGTTTGGTGGTGAACACATTAATTTCACTGAAGACCGTGCAGTTTACCATATGGCTCTTAGAAATAGATCTAATAAGGCTATGACCGTGGATGGTGTTAATGTTGCTCCTGGAGTTGATAAAGTTTTGCAACATATGAAGGAGTTCTCTGAACAAGTCCGTTCCGGTGAATGGAAGGGTTACACTGGTAAGGCTATAACCGACGTTGTCAACATTGGTATCGGTGGTTCTGATTTGGGACCTGTTATGGTTACTGAGGCATTGAAACACTATGCAGGCGCATTAAAGGTACACTTTGTCTCTAACATCGACGGTACTCATTTGGCTGAAACATTGAAGGTTGTAAATGCTGAGACCACGTTGTTCTTAATTGCCTCTAAGACTTTCACTACTGCAGAGACTATTACAAATGCTACGTCCGCCAAGAACTGGTTCTTGTCTAAGACTGGAGGCGACCAATCCAACATCGCCAAGCACTTCGCAGCTTTGTCTACCAACGAAACTGAAGTGGCCAAGTTTGGAATTGACGTAAAGAATATGTTTGGCTTTGAAAGCTGGGTTGGTGGTCGTTACTCTGTCTGGTCGGCTATTGGTTTGGCAATTGCCTTATATATTGGTTACGATAACTTTGAGGCCTTCTTGAAGGGTGCTGAAGCTGTTGACAAGCACTTCACTGAGACTCCTCTTGAAGAAAACATTCCATTATTGGGTGGTTTGTTGTCCGTTTGGTATAATAACTTCTTTGATGCTCAAACACACTTGGTTGCTCCATTCGACCAATACCTACACAGATTCCCAGCCTACTTGCAACAGTTGTCAATGGAATCCAATGGTAAGTCTGTTACCAGGGGCAATGTTTTTACCAATTATAGTACTGGTTCTATTTTATTCGGTGAACCAGCTACTAACGCACAACACTCTTTCTTCCAATTGGTCCACCAAGGTACCAAGTTGATTCCATCTGACTTCATCTTGGCTGCTCAATCTCATAACCCAATTGGCGACAACTTGCACCAAAAAATGTTGGCCTCCAACTTTTTTGCTCAAGCTGAAGCCTTAATGGTTGGTAAGGATGAAGATCAAGTTAAGTCTGAAGGTGCCACTGGCGGTTTGGTTCCACACAAGGTTTTCTCTGGTAACAGACCAACCACTTCTATTTTGGTACAGAAGATCACCCCTGCCAACTTGGGTGCTTTGATTGCCTACTACGAGCACGTCACCTTCACCGAGGGTGCTATCTGGAACATTAACTCTTTCGATCAATGGGGTGTTGAATTGGGTAAGGTTTTGGCAAAGGTCATTGGTAAGGAATTAGAGACCTCTGCAGACGTTTCTGGTCACGACGCTTCTACCAATGGTTTGATCAACCAATTTAAGGAATGGATGTAA
- the TAF5 gene encoding chromatin modification protein (Syntenic homolog of Ashbya gossypii AEL246C; Syntenic homolog of Saccharomyces cerevisiae YBR198C (TAF5)) → MSQKGQKQPSKPIEGNVRASGAQQSSVSSSQAARPSSGFSASDLNRIVLEYLNKKGYHRTEQMLRAESSRTLTPSNKNSAALNTLPPPSSTINQEVATNGKPVSNPSLPLKRDANNNIIQQSRVTPQHYFRAYAMLKNWIDSSLDMYRPELSRIIYPIFIYVFLTLVHKDPVQARRFFDKYSHDFKALHGSEINKLFSVNSVDHIKENELAQGFQSNKYRVSISRTTLNLLLYFLNENESVGGSLLISIINQNLEPNAVDNITSQETLTDGIKDVSAGAIDVDNHNSVPVKLGPFPIDQEFTKEVEVELKRKDEQENEQNPDENRRTLLEEYKSMTGQDSNIQDPNVYPTESTSVQKSEDGEIPEKVEDKSSEKSSAPNSASGQSAGEKQSGPAPSVASAALASVKAAASSPLNPMMESPLKDVLPLPPKTALDLKLEIQKVRESRDAIRLDNFQVSAPSVCMYTFHNTNRDMTCLQFSDDSRLLAAGFQGSYIRIWSLDGSQLVSKLSSKSKGEPTNNVTLIGHSGPVYSLSFSPDNRYLVSASEDMTVRLWSLDSFTCLVSYNGHNHPVWDVKFSPLGHYFVTGSHDQTARLWSCDHIYPLRIFAGHLNDVDCVAFHPNGTYVLTGSSDKTCRMWDIQTGDSVRLFLGHTASVVSVAVSPDGRWLTTGSEDGIIIVWDIGTGKRIKQMRGHGKSAVYSLSFNKEGNILVSGGADQSVRVWDLKKFTNEPGLEPEQQYTGYSGDMETSVNQDVKEYGRRRTVFPTQDLLASFHTKRTPIYTVKFTRSNLVLAGGAFAE, encoded by the coding sequence ATGTCACAGAAAGGTCAGAAACAGCCTTCTAAGCCGATTGAGGGTAATGTTCGGGCTTCAGGAGCTCAGCAGAGCTCTGTTTCATCATCGCAAGCAGCTAGGCCTAGCAGTGGATTTTCTGCATCAGATCTAAATCGAATTGTGCTTGAATATTTAAACAAAAAGGGCTATCACAGAACGGAGCAGATGCTTCGTGCAGAATCGTCACGGACATTGACACCTTCAAATAAGAACTCTGCAGCACTCAATACGCTACCACCGCCTTCATCGACGATTAACCAAGAAGTTGCTACCAACGGTAAGCCTGTTTCAAACCCATCTTTGCCATTGAAGAGAGATGcgaataataatattattCAGCAATCACGGGTGACACCACAGCATTACTTTAGGGCGTATGCGATGTTAAAAAATTGGATAGATTCATCCTTAGATATGTACAGACCTGAGTTGTCTCGTATTATCTATCCGAtttttatatatgtttTCCTCACACTGGTACACAAAGATCCTGTGCAAGCACGGCGGTTTTTTGATAAGTATTCACATGATTTTAAGGCATTGCATGGCAGTGAGATTAACAAACTTTTCAGTGTGAACTCTGTGGACCATATTAAGGAAAACGAACTTGCGCAGGGTTTTCAATCAAACAAATATCGTGTGTCTATTTCGCGTACTACTCTAAACCTACTGTTATATTTTCTAAATGAAAACGAAAGTGTTGGTGGGTCGTTGCTTATTTCGATAATAAATCAAAACCTTGAACCAAACGCTGTGGACAACATTACATCCCAAGAAACACTAACTGACGGAATTAAAGATGTGTCTGCTGGCGCTATTGACGTTGATAATCACAATTCTGTTCCTGTAAAACTAGGACCTTTTCCGATAGATCAGGAGTTTACGAAAGAAGTGGAAGTGGAATTGAAGCGAAAGGACGAGCAAGAAAATGAACAAAACCCCGATGAAAACAGAAGAACGCTACTTGAAGAATACAAATCTATGACTGGGCAGGATTCAAATATCCAAGATCCAAACGTGTACCCGACGGAATCAACTAGTGTCCAAAAATCGGAGGATGGAGAAATTCCTGAAAAAGTTGAGGATAAAAGTTCGGAGAAGAGCTCAGCCCCAAACTCAGCATCTGGTCAATCCGCTGGCGAGAAGCAGTCTGGACCTGCACCTAGCGTCGCATCTGCAGCTCTAGCTTCAGTTAAGGCCGCTGCATCTAGCCCACTAAATCCTATGATGGAATCCCCACTTAAGGATGTGTTACCTTTGCCGCCCAAAACAGCATTAGATCTCAAATTAGAAATTCAAAAAGTTCGTGAGTCTCGTGATGCCATTCGACTAGACAATTTTCAAGTTTCCGCTCCTAGTGTATGTATGTATACATTTCACAATACAAATCGCGACATGACATGTCTGCAATTTAGTGATGATTCGCGGTTATTGGCAGCAGGCTTCCAGGGCAGCTACATTAGGATATGGTCATTGGATGGCTCTCAGTTGGTGAGTAAGTTATCATCCAAGTCCAAAGGTGAGCCAACCAACAATGTAACCTTGATCGGACATAGCGGGCCAGTGTACTCATTATCCTTTAGTCCAGATAATAGGTATCTAGTATCGGCATCAGAGGATATGACTGTCAGGTTATGGTCCTTGGATAGCTTTACATGTTTGGTGAGTTATAACGGGCATAATCATCCTGTATGGGATGTGAAGTTTTCTCCTCTGGGGCATTATTTTGTTACCGGTTCGCACGACCAAACAGCCAGACTATGGTCGTGTGATCATATTTATCCACTAAGAATATTTGCtggacatttgaatgatGTTGACTGTGTAGCATTTCATCCTAATGGTACCTATGTGCTGACAGGGTCTAGCGACAAAACATGTCGTATGTGGGATATCCAAACAGGTGATTCAGTTCGTTTATTCCTGGGTCATACTGCGAGCGTGGTTTCTGTTGCAGTTTCTCCAGACGGTAGATGGTTAACGACTGGTTCAGAAGATGGTATTATCATAGTTTGGGATATCGGAACGGGCAAGAGAATCAAACAAATGAGAGGACATGGTAAGAGTGCAGTCTATTCCTTATCATTTAATAAAGAAGGTAACATATTGGTGAGCGGTGGTGCTGACCAATCAGTGCGTGTTTGGGACCTGAAAAAGTTTACTAATGAGCCAGGTCTCGAGCCAGAGCAACAATACACAGGCTACTCTGGGGATATGGAAACCAGTGTTAACCAAGACGTGAAAGAATATGGACGGAGGAGAACGGTTTTTCCAACTCAGGACCTTCTAGCATCATTCCATACCAAAAGGACACCTATTTACACAGTTAAATTCACCAGATCCAACCTTGTCCTTGCAGGTGGGGCATTTGCAGAATAG
- the GCR1 gene encoding transcription regulator GCR1 (Syntenic homolog of Ashbya gossypii AEL245W; Syntenic homolog of Saccharomyces cerevisiae YPL075W (GCR1)), which translates to MDSNILNDWFADPMLNGTSTGTTPAVGTVDASSSSMLKSIGVAMGNHSSSPKSNPTITTQDAASELNSLGRKVPFDIQTIVIFILQHCFRVNDEEIAAKFTISDIILDQTYPQALTLRTLRADSSYYRYFSTVTREREILSCPIFYLSVYFYLMWDELCDQDMKSADLCKVPLLKKNASYQLDSKSLFYKSNLQSHLKYTDIARTTVVLPDSLRRTVYPWLAQLKEDIDKSNATHYRLYSILELFEYLEECLIQDMAYLECTSQLPQVQDLIRRNNTNLFGSTAYLTYRSQLQSRFIGGEDKDALYNSLLEKMEEKFMHIGNKVSQHNLRLNQEIISLKNELNNMNSMIYQVLQFQRQLLKGPTSPFLPVPPNIDHRPMSSSDLSGNDGKMNALSPKSATTNSGVATGQATALLDRNLINSLTSNEHNVPLAPLNSLPLLPHGNFGGHKKNSLPKRTESRENSTGKFKRFKYDNKAPESLASASNSIGSPLESLMPRTVTSPRIPVSSLTTSVAQQVKPGNICTTDQLPQLSRLLHEPKASVNSPANNSALAAQIHQSDIDGIENPKDSEIGDTRSSTCNTKESNTGSKSGNSDSIKYKLSRENKTVWDLYTEWYTGLNGKPSIKSLIEKYGWRRWKVSEDSHFFPTRRIIMNYIEKECDRGTTLGRYPYDMDRKEVRKMVVKDLENFRVNNGLSLNSISLYFRNLTRENREICIYDNFADWSLLVLPEEEKNVYCKRKHGSL; encoded by the coding sequence ATGGATAGCAACATCTTAAACGACTGGTTTGCTGATCCAATGTTAAATGGCACCAGCACTGGAACGACTCCTGCAGTTGGTACAGTAGATGCATCTTCGAGTTCCATGCTGAAGTCGATAGGTGTGGCTATGGGAAATCATTCTTCATCCCCAAAATCGAATCCAACGATAACCACTCAAGATGCAGCATCGGAATTGAATAGTTTGGGAAGGAAGGTACCATTTGATATACAGACCATCGTTATATTCATACTTCAGCATTGTTTTCGTGTTAATGACGAGGAAATCGCAGCTAAATTTACGATCAGTGATATAATTTTGGATCAGACTTACCCACAAGCACTGACGCTGCGGACACTACGGGCGGATTCTTCTTACTACCGTTATTTTAGCACTGTGACTAGAGAACGAGAGATACTATCATGTCCTATATTTTATCTTTCGGTATATTTCTACTTAATGTGGGATGAGTTGTGCGATCAAGATATGAAGTCCGCCGACTTGTGTAAAGTTCCGTTGCTAAAGAAAAATGCATCATATCAATTAGACTCGAAAAGCCTGTTCTACAAATCTAACTTACAAAGTCATTTGAAGTACACCGATATTGCCCGTACCACGGTAGTTTTACCTGATTCTCTTCGCCGGACTGTGTATCCTTGGCTGGCACAGCTAAAGGAAGACATAGATAAATCCAATGCTACACATTATAGGCTTTACTCAATCTTAGAGTTATTTGAATACCTTGAAGAATGTCTGATACAAGATATGGCTTATTTGGAATGCACTAGCCAGCTTCCACAAGTACAAGATCTAATACGCAGAAACAATACTAATTTATTTGGATCCACAGCTTATTTGACATATAGAAGTCAGCTGCAAAGCCGTTTTATAGGAGGAGAAGATAAGGATGCGCTATACAATTCTTTACTAGAGAAGATGGAGGAGAAATTTATGCATATTGGAAATAAAGTGTCTCAGCATAATTTAAGATTAAATCAAGAAATAATATCTCTAAAAAATGAACTAAACAATATGAATTCTATGATATATCAGGTGCTTCAGTTCCAAAGGCAGCTTTTAAAGGGGCCAACTAGTCCTTTTCTACCTGTGCCCCCTAATATTGATCATCGTCCAATGTCGTCTTCCGATTTATCCGGTAACGACGGTAAGATGAATGCGTTATCGCCAAAATCTGCTACAACAAACTCTGGTGTTGCTACTGGCCAAGCAACCGCTTTACTGGACAGAAATTTGATAAATTCATTAACGAGCAATGAACATAACGTGCCTCTTGCACCACTTAATAGCCTTCCTCTGTTACCTCATGGTAATTTCGGAGGACATAAAAAGAACTCGCTACCAAAGCGAACAGAATCCAGAGAAAATTCTACTGGAAAATTCAAAAGGTTTAAATACGATAATAAGGCTCCGGAATCATTGGCATCCGCTTCTAATTCCATCGGTTCACCGTTGGAGTCGCTAATGCCTCGTACGGTTACTTCGCCTAGAATACCAGTCTCCTCGTTAACCACAAGTGTTGCACAGCAAGTTAAACCTGGAAACATATGCACTACAGATCAATTACCTCAACTATCTCGATTGCTTCATGAACCAAAGGCGTCCGTTAACAGTCCAGCAAATAACTCAGCGTTAGCCGCTCAAATTCATCAAAGTGACATCGATGGCATAGAAAATCCCAAAGACTCCGAAATAGGGGACACACGCTCTTCCACTTGTAACACTAAAGAATCTAATACTGGAAGTAAAAGCGGAAACAGTGATTCAATTAAATATAAACTTTCTCGTGAAAATAAAACTGTTTGGGACTTGTATACCGAATGGTACACAGGATTAAATGGGAAGCCTTCTATCAAGTCGTTGATAGAGAAGTATGGCTGGAGACGTTGGAAAGTGAGTGAAGATTCTCACTTCTTCCCCACAAGACGAATTATTATGAATTACATTGAAAAAGAGTGTGATCGTGGTACTACGCTAGGTAGGTATCCCTATGATATGGATCGCAAAGAAGTTAGGAAGATGGTTGTGAAGGACCTAGAAAATTTTAGGGTGAATAACGGCTTAAGTTTGAACAGCATATCGCTATATTTTAGAAACTTAACTAGAGAGAATCGTGAAATTTGCATTTATGATAACTTCGCCGATTGGTCGTTGTTGGTACTGCCAGAAGAGGAGAAGAACGTTTACTGTAAAAGAAAACATGGCTCCTTATAA